The genomic window CGAAAAACCATTCGTTGCAATTTTCATCTGAGAGAAGTCGTACAGCGAAAACCCGGAGTTGCCTTCTTCCATCCTCCAGAGATTTATCACACTTTTCACAGCAATAGACAACCTTCGTAATTCTGATCGTGCAAGTTCTGATCACAAGTAGAAattcaaagctatatattctgccaagaaggaaaaaaagaacttGCAAGTTGTTTTTGAGTAAGAGTGACATATAATACCTCTCTTTCGTCGTATTTTGATCCATCTATGGAGAAGGAGGCAAGCAACCAACAGGAATACAAAGACAACCGCTATGGTCGCCCAGATCCAAGCCTTGCTCGCTGTACATTAGTTCAGGCTCAGCGACAGTTAAAGTCAAACCAAAAATGAACTCAGGCTTGTAAAAGTATATCTAAATCTCTTTGACCTCTAGGTACTCCTTTCATTCTGGAACAGATGTCTTTTTAAGATGCATGTagtcaaatttaaaaaaaattccactaATTTAAACAAGAGAGTTGAATTTTGTCGCGCAAGAAATGATATGGCCTGGCTGATttttgtcatgaaaaatactctgaaataatattattttcagtagTTTTCGCTAATGAACATTTAGAAGAAAAATGGCAATCGAAAGTGTGTTGGAGATTTTGTCAGTAACcaaaacaaggaagaaaagaaaaacctgAGAGAGTACGCACGTTTGGGCTTATGGAGGTCGACCGACAAGTTGGTGGTGTTGAAGAACGTGTCGTCCGTCTCGTACCGCACGGTGCACCGCGGCACAAGAATCCTGCCGCCATATTGCCCTCTGAGAAAAGTTTGTGGGAACTCTGAGATGCGGCGGTCGAGGCAAGCCCGGCACCGCTCCGGCGGCATGTCCACGGTGCACTGCACCAGGCCGTACACCTTCAGGCCCTTCTCCTTGAACCACGACCGCCCCGTCGCGTACCTGTCCGGCTTGTCCGCGGCGATGTCGGCGATGTTTTTCACCAGCTCTTTGACGAGCTCGTCGAAACGctgcgcggccgcggcgggcgTCACGACGTTGGTGTTGTTCCCCGCCCACTTCGTCACGTTGCCGTCGCCGGAGAGGAAGTCGACGCTGGAGAGGCGCAGCTGGTACCGGTCGTAGTAGAGCGTCACGTCCCTGAACTGCGGGCCGCAGCCGAAGGCTTTCTCGGAGTTGTTGATGGCGCTGTACAGGGCGTCGCTGAGCCCCAGGGCGCAGACGTCCCCAGTGAAGTCCCCCCGGCAGAGCGCGACGCCGTAGGCCGCGTCGGGCGCTGCCCCTACCGCGCCGACGGCCGAACCGTTCTCCTTCGCGCCCGCGACGAGCATGGTGGCGAGGGCGTTCAGGTTCGATCTGTAAGCAGCAGCATCGCTGCTCGTGTTGCCCGCCGGCACGCTGCACTTGTGGCTCAGGATGGTGTCCTCCGCGGTGGCCGGCAACATCGCCGCGGAGGAAACcacgacgacggcgaggaggaggtggacgacGGGAGGTAACAACATGCCGCCGCACGCGTGTTGAAAACGTCTGGTTGGCTAGCTTAGTAGTAGCTCAAGTAATTGGCGTGGAAGTGAGATTTTATAAGCACGTATGTACTTTGCTGTTCCCTGTTGCACTTGATCACCGGGCAATCCAGCATCAGAGTGGACCTAGGCATAGTTGACTAAGATGCTTAGCTACAGGGTCGACCCCGTCTAGATTGATGCAAACGGTGGGTACATTATTATTTGTATCACAAGTTAGTAGTACAGGAAATTGCGAAGTATCTGCATGCATAGGTACCAGCAGAATGAGTCTGGACAATACATTCTTGCACGCATGCATGCCGTTCTCCCTTGGAGGCAGCGGTTGATGTCAAGATGATCACGTCGTTGACAAGTTGAGCGTGGTATTTGACTTCAACCGTATCGGTTCGAATTGTCGAGATTTGAAATCTGCTAATGGAAGCGTCTACATCAGCGGAGAGTCGCGAACTGAGCATAGCGTCGAGATTAATTTGATTAGGGTTCTTGCAGTGGAGCATGTCCACTAGGTTCGAATCCTAGACTAGGTACCAgtgcttatatttttttttattaaattttgaaAGTAATAGAACATGCACACGTAGATACGTTTAGTTATCGAAACGTGTGCCCGTACTACATGAGGTTATGTctttaattttatttagatGTGTGTTAAGACGTACTACTGGGTGTATGAGCGTGAGTGCATGTGTGCGAGGTTATGTTTTCAATTTTATTTAGACATGTGCTACAACGCAACCACATAAGTGCGTCTtacttgtacttaaaaaaaatcagtaggAGAGTCGCTGGCATTTCATGTTGAAGTGTAGTAGTTAAGAGTGCGCCgtgtggagctcacaatcgaGGACATAGTACGTCTTGGTCCAATACTACATATGCAGTGGACCAAGAtgatggcgaggaggaggtggatgaTGGAAGGCAACATGTGTTAGGGGTTGCCATCAGGGACCCCGACGCGCCTAGGCTCCGTCTGCCTGGATCCAAAGGTCGTTTGGCTTCGGAGCCTCTCCGGAGCCTACGGGCTCTAGACTCTCTACGAAGCCCCAAGCCTTCGGAGGATTAGGGACATTTGGAAGGCACTAACTCTCAGAGGCTTTGGTGAGGCGGTTGGACCCCCCAAAAAGATCAGCAGGAATGGGACCCATCAGCCATCATCCGCCAGCTACGAAATGACAGGAGTTTAATGCCGGTCTAATCGACGGTCGGTCTAACACCCTGTGCAGGGCAGACGTCGCAATCGGCGACCGACCGCGCATGGCAGCCACCTGCTACCACTGTAGTGCCACTgttagatgatgtcatcagaGTAAGTAAAGAATTACCTGGACCGGAGTAATGTTTTACCAGGCTGGCCCTAGGTCCCGGTTGTATAGCAACAACTTGTATCTCAGCCCCTCCCATAGGGGTATACATACACACTTATCCTCTGTAAGGTACCATAAATACAAATTGTGGATACACGGTGAAAGAGGACCTTAGCTCAGAAAATCATTCGT from Phragmites australis chromosome 14, lpPhrAust1.1, whole genome shotgun sequence includes these protein-coding regions:
- the LOC133889973 gene encoding cysteine-rich receptor-like protein kinase 19, which gives rise to MLLPPVVHLLLAVVVVSSAAMLPATAEDTILSHKCSVPAGNTSSDAAAYRSNLNALATMLVAGAKENGSAVGAVGAAPDAAYGVALCRGDFTGDVCALGLSDALYSAINNSEKAFGCGPQFRDVTLYYDRYQLRLSSVDFLSGDGNVTKWAGNNTNVVTPAAAAQRFDELVKELVKNIADIAADKPDRYATGRSWFKEKGLKVYGLVQCTVDMPPERCRACLDRRISEFPQTFLRGQYGGRILVPRCTVRYETDDTFFNTTNLSVDLHKPKPSKAWIWATIAVVFVFLLVACLLLHRWIKIRRKRELARSELRRLSIAVKSVINLWRMEEGNSGFSLYDFSQMKIATNGFSTENKLGQGGFGAVYKGRLPDGLEIAVKRLGPCSLQGLLEFKNEIQLIAKLQHRNLVKLLGCCIEGEHEKILVYEYMPNKSLDLIIFDNKKGVSLDWPKRMNIIEGISQGLLYLHIHSRLCVVHRDLKASNILLDSEMNPKISDFGMARIFSSSVAESNTTRIVGTHGYIAPEYASDGVCSVKSDVFSFGVLVLEIVSGKMTAGSYRYDGKLYKLIAYAWLLWRAGQWHELVDRCVRNEKHHFTMARCVHVALLCVQESADDRPAMDEVLRMLGSSEGAVLPEPKQPAYFNVRPVGTEMSASCDMSISITLSR